One Oryza glaberrima chromosome 10, OglaRS2, whole genome shotgun sequence DNA segment encodes these proteins:
- the LOC127753496 gene encoding alcohol dehydrogenase-like 4, whose product MDATAIGNGALHSNGAGADTKGKPIKCKAAVAHGPGEALVMEEVEVAPPARMEVRLKVLFTSICHTDLSAWKGENELQRKFPRILGHEAAGVVESVGEGVEDLAPGDHVVPIFTGECGACTYCESSKSNLCKTYRVNPFKSTMVTDGGTRFTMIDRSSGACNPVYHFLNTSTFAEYTVIDSACAVKINPKAPLEKMSLLSCGVSTGVGAAWNTANVSKGSTVAIFGLGAIGLAVAEGARLRGASRIIGVDINPEKFSKGKEMGITDFINSKASGKPVHEVIMEMTDGGVDYSFECTGITDVLREAFVSTHDGWGLTVVLGIHATPRMLPLHPMELFDGRRITGCVFGDFKGKSQLPEIVEKCMQGEININFDGFITQEMPFADINKAFQLLEEGKSLRCLLHV is encoded by the exons ATGGATGCCACTGCCATCGGCAACGGCGCCCTGCACTccaatggcgccggcgccgacaccAAAGGGAAGCCGATCAAATGCAAAG cggcggtggcgcacggTCCCGGCGAGGCGCTGgtgatggaggaggtggaggtggcgccgccggcgaggatggAGGTGCGCCTCAAGGTGCTCTTCACCTCTATCTGCCATACCGACCTCAGCGCCTGGAAAGGAGAG aaCGAGCTTCAGCGAAAGTTTCCTCGCATACTGGGTCATGAGGCAGCAGG GGTGGTGGAGAGCGTGGGAGAGGGTGTGGAGGATCTTGCCCCTGGAGATCATGTTGTCCCCATCTTCACCGGCGAGTGTGGTGCGTGCACCTACTGTGAGTCCAGCAAGAGCAACCTATGCAAAACCTACCGTGTCAACCCATTCAAGAGCACCATGGTCACCGATGGTGGCACGAGGTTCACCATGATCGACCGCTCCTCCGGCGCATGCAATCCGGTCTACCATTTTCTCAACACTTCCACCTTTGCTGAGTACACTGTGATTGACTCCGCTTGCGCTGTCAAGATCAACCCTAAGGCTCCCTTGGAGAAGATGAGTCTCCTCAGCTGTGGGGTCTCCACAG GAGTGGGAGCTGCATGGAACACTGCAAACGTCTCCAAGGGGTCCACAGTGGCAATATTTGGGCTTGGTGCCATTGGTCTTGCG GTTGCCGAAGGTGCCAGATTGAGAGGAGCATCTCGAATCATCGGAGTTGACATAAACCCTGAAAAATTCTCCAAAG GCAAAGAGATGGGCATCACTGACTTCATCAACTCGAAGGCATCTGGCAAGCCTGTCCACGAG gtTATCATGGAGATGACAGATGGTGGTGTCGACTACAGCTTCGAGTGCACCGGCATCACCGATGTTCTACGGGAGGCCTTCGTTTCTACACATGAT GGATGGGGCCTGACCGTTGTGCTGGGGATCCATGCAACGCCCAGGATGCTGCCGCTGCATCCAATGGAGTTATTTGACGGCCGTCGGATCACTGGCTGCGTTTTTGGTGACTTCAAGGGAAAATCCCAGCTGCCTGAAATCGTGGAGAAGTGCATGCAGGGT GAGATTAACATAAATTTTGATGGGTTCATAACACAAGAGATGCCCTTCGCCGACATCAACAAAGCTTTCCAGTTGCTGGAAGAGGGGAAGTCACTCAGATGTCTGCTCCATGTCTGA